The window TTGGTTGGCCAACGTGGCACTCTACTTTCTGGAGGACAAAAGCAAAGAATTGCAATTGCGAGAGCCATCCTTAAAGATCCAAAAATCCTTTTGCTAGATGAAGCAACAAGTGCATTGGATGTGGAATCTGAGAGGATAGTCCAGGAGGCAATCAATAGGATATTGGTAGAAAGAACCACACTTGTCGTTGCTCATCGTTTGAGCACTGTAAGGAATGTTGACTGCATCACAGTCGTTCATCAAGGGAAAATAGTCGAACAAGGTTAGAATCTCTTGAATATGCATTAATTTTCCCATTCTATGATATGTTTATTGTCAGCCTATGATGATTCATTCACCACACGAAAATATCCTATATGTGCAGGTCCACATCATGCATTGGTAAAGGATCCCAATGGAGCTTACTCCCAGCTTATTAGGCTACAAGAAACTCGTGGTGATGAAAGACGTAAAATACAGGATTCCGAAGTGCCCAATTCCTTATCAAAAAGCACTAGTTTGTCAGTTAGACGGTCAATGACTAATGTTTCTTTTGGCAATAGCAACAGACACTCCTTCAAGAACACATTAGGACTATCAGTTGAGTTGCATGAGGATGCAATCACAGGTGAACAGAACAATGAGGACCTTCCCGATGGGATGACCCTTCAGAAAGAAGCAGTTGGACGCCTTTTTTATCTTAACAAGCCGGAGGTACCATTTCTTCTGCTCGGCGCTATAGCAGCATCAGTGCATGGAGTCATTTTGCCATTGTACGGCCTACTAATGTCTGGCAGTATAAAATCATTCTACGAGCCACCAGATAAGCTGCGAAAAGATTCTAGCTTTTGGGCATTGATATTTGTAGTTCTGGGGATTGCATCTTTCATTGCAATCACAGCAGAATATCTTTTGTTTGGAATTGCTGGTGGCAAGCTTATAGAGCGTGTTCGTACTCTGTCATTTCAAAATATTGTGCATCAGGAAGTTGCTTGGTTTGATAATCCCTCAAATTCCAGGTACCATATTCAAATGATCTCAGTTATTTTATCTTCTTGTGCATAGATCTACACAGATACTAAGATTCTGCTTTATCACTTACAGTGGTGCACTTGGTACACGACTCTCAGTTGACGCATTAAACGTTCGGCGCTTAGTAGGAGATAACCTGGGCCTTATAGTACAGTCTACAGCTTCATTAATCGGTGGCTTTGTCATAGCGTTTACGGCAGACTGGAGGCTTGCACTGATTATCACTTGTGTCATTCCTTTATTGGTTGCACAGGGTTATGCTCAAGCAAAGTTCTTGAAGGGGTTTGGTGAAGAAGCTAAGGTGACACATAACAACTCTAAAATCTATTTTATGTTTTGTTTCAGGGTGACAATCCTAATACCCTAGAATCAATTATCACAATAATGTGATCATACTATTATTGTGCAGGAGATGTATGAAGATGCAAGTCAAGTTGCAACTGACGCTGTTGGTAGTATCAGAACGATAGCATCTTTCTGTGCAGAGAAAAGAGTGGTTACAACATATAACAAGAAATGTGAAGCTTTAAGGAAACAGGGAATTCAAAGTGGAATCGTTGGAGGGCTTGGTTTTGGTTTCTCATTCATGGTGTTGTATTTTACGTTTGCTCTATGCTTCTATGTTGGTGCACAGTTTGTACGTCAGGGAAAAGCTACTTTTGCAGACGTTTCCAAAGTAAGAATTGCTAAATCATTTCAAGTAACTATTTGTATATGAGAATGAACTTTTAATAACCATTCACAAATTCATTGGATTTTTTCAGGTTTTCTTTGCCTTGGTTTTTGCAACTGTTGGGGTTTCGAGCGCAAGTGCATTGGCATCTAATGCGACAAAAGCAAAGGATTCAGCCATTTCTGTTTTCAGTATTCTAGATCGGAAGTCAAAAATCAATACAAATAGCGATGAGGGCATGATGCTGGAAAATGTCACTGGCGACATTGAATTCAGTAATGTCAGTTTCAAGTACCCATCACGGCCTGATGTCCAAATATTCAGTGACTTTACTTTGCACATTCCTTCCAGAAAGGTATGATTTGCAATCTTTTGTAGTCTTGTTTAATTGTTGCGCCCAATTGTTTTCATTCGGATAACTAACTTTATGTGCCACCTCTTAGCATAGTACCAAGAATAATACTTAAAATAGGTGATGCATGATCTAGTTGCAGTGTTATCATATATAGGAAGCTTTCAGCTGTTTTATTTCGCATATGATGATTGACAACCACAAAAACTGCTATGTTGAAACCTTTTCCTTCCCTTTTCAGACCATAGCACTAGTTGGAGAGAGTGGTAGTGGAAAGTCCACAATAATTTCTTTACTGGAGCGTTTCTATGATCCTGATTCTGGTAGTATCTCAGTAGATGGAGTCGAGATTAAGAGCCTGAAAATTAGCTGGTTAAGGGATCAGATGGGGCTGGTAGGCCAGGAGCCAGTTCTTTTCAACGACACAATCCGTGCAAACATAACATACGGGAAACACGGGGAGGTGACAGAGGAAGAGGTTACGGGTGTGGCCAAGGCAGCAAATGCTCATGAGTTTATATCAAGCTTGCCACAGGGATACGACACTCTGGTTGGCGAGAAAGGAGTGCAACTATCTGGTGGACAGAAGCAGCGGGTAGCCATCGCAAGGGCCATTATAAAGGACCCGAAGATACTACTGCTTGACGAGGCGACCAGCGCCCTGGACGCGGAATCAGAGCGCATCGTTCAGGACGCGTTGGATCGAGTCATGGTGAGCAGGACCACCATAGTGGTGGCGCACCGCCTCTCCACAATCAAAGGGGCTGATGCGATTGCGGTCCTCAAGGAAGGCAAAATTGCAGAAAAGGGAAATCATGAGGCCCTGATGCGGATCAAGGATGGAGTCTATGCTTCGCTAGTAGAACTTCGCTCAAATTCCAAGTAGAACTGTCTATATTTGACATTCATTATTTTCCTTTTGattcttactactccctccgtaccaaaatataagacgtatttgaactacaaaaacgtcttatattttggtagAGGGAGTACATCCGTTTGTTCCTAGTACAATTATTTTGCCAGGCAATACAGTGTTTTGTGATTTGAGAAGTGAATGCAACATGGTTACCCGTATGCAAGCCGACATCAATAAATAATTGCTTTTAAATACTAACTAAAAACTGCAGCAGTATTGGTAGTCTGATAGAAGAACGCCTAGAGAAGAGACAGGATTTCGAGCTCTGACCCTTCAAAAAATCTAGATCTGAGCATCTACTTCACAAAAACTGCAGGTTCTAGGCAAAGGATTCGCACGCAGCAGTAGGGATAGTCGTCTTGCGGCATACCAAATGACTACGAACACACAGGTTTCTTCAAAAGGGCGACAACGTCGGCTAAACTGATAAGCGCGCCTACCTCTGGGATGCGCGCGTTCTGAAACAGGAAAACCCAGAATCCATGCAAATTTTAGAGCACCGCTTACCTCTGGGCCGGACGGCGACCGCGCTGCTGCCGTCGGCCGCGCCGCCATCTTCACCGGCGAGTTGGAACTCTTTCCGCGGGCTGGGGTGGGCTGGGGTGGGCCGAAATGGACCTGCATAACTCAGGGCATCTCTGGCCTTAGACCGGTTAAAGGAGTAAAAAGTTTAGTACTCGGCCCGCGGAGGAGTAAAAATACTCGGACTCGAGGCGGCCGAGTAAAATCTCGTTGCTCCCCTCCAACCCCGAATCCGTCACCGCTGCCACATCCAACCCCAACCCCCGGTCCGCGCCACCACCAGCTCAGCCCCGGGCCGCCGCCGAAGCCGCGTCCCACCCCTAGGCTGCCGCTGCCGGATTTCACCAATCTGGTCGAGCTCTCGCGGTTGCCATGGCGGATTTGGGGCTCTGGAACCAGTGACAGACATGGCGGCGGGCTGCGGAATTGGGTCAGCCATGCGCGCGCTTGCACCGGAATTCTACTCCGCCACGCAGTGCGGCCATCGCCGCCGAAACCAACCTAGGGCTTCGCTTCAGCAGCGTCTAGTGGTGTTCGCCGGTGCCTAGAGGTCCGCCCCATTGCTCTGGGTCAGCTGCAGCGTCTGCTTCACCGACACTAGGCACAGGCCGCGGTTCCACAGGCTGTAGTGCTCGGGTCCTGCATCACCGATGGCAAAACAATGATGCATTTCTTCAGTACAAAAACAAGGCTATGCACTTGCTTGCGGTTTATAATTCTGTTAGAGTTTGTCATGCTCAGAATTTTAAGGCAATTTCGGAGTAGTGTGGAACTTAGCGAGAAAGGATGAATATATTCCTTTGTAGTTGAAATATACTATGTAAACTAAAATTAGAAAgatttggccaaaaaaattactcGGCTAGTTTAAGGGATCGGCTAGAAACGACTAAAGCTTAAAGAAGTAGAAATACTTCACTAAAATTCACTCGGCTGTATATTATCCTAATTTTTAGAAGATCGGCTAGAGATGCCCTGGCTCGTTAGAGCATCTATACTTCAACAAGAATGAAATATCACCCTCTATCTAAATGATATAACCACTAGCATGATACCTTTCACATTGGTAAGTCAAACCATGGTGAAGACATCACGAGCAATGATACGACGACATCATCTCCACTTCGTAGCCCATCGATCTTCATTCATTGAAGTCGGGGCATTGACAGACTTTTGATGATCGCTATAGGAAAGACATAAAAAAATTATCATgaactcaacaataaaagtaaatgacTAGTCATTACATGCCAAAATAAACGTCAATAGTT is drawn from Triticum dicoccoides isolate Atlit2015 ecotype Zavitan chromosome 6B, WEW_v2.0, whole genome shotgun sequence and contains these coding sequences:
- the LOC119323862 gene encoding ABC transporter B family member 4-like, whose protein sequence is MDATAEARSGEGARHGGEQEKDDQTEKKVSLLGMFRYADSLDVPLMVVGSLGAVGNGVAGSLMLVVFGDAINSFGESTTSTVLPAVTKVVLNFVYLGIGIAVASFLQMSCWTMSGERQSARIRSLYLKSVLRQDIAFFDIEMTTGEAVSRMSSDTVIIQDALGEKGGKLVQAISAFFGGFIIAFTKGWLLTLVMLTSLPLVAIAGAVSAQLLTRVSSKRLTSYSDAADTVEQTIGSIRTVVSFNGEKKAIEMYNKFIKKAYKTAVEEGLVNGFGMGSVFCIIFSSYGLGFWYGGKLIIDKGYTGGKIVTVLFAVMTGATSLGSATPSISAIAEGQSAAYRLFETIERKPEIDSDDMSGMVLENIKGDVELKDVYFRYPARPGQLILDGLSLQVASGTTMAIVGESGSGKSTVISLVERFYDPQAGEVLIDGVNIKNLSLDWIRGKIGLVSQEPLLFMTSIKDNIIYGKENATLEEIKRSAELANAANFIDKLPNGYDTLVGQRGTLLSGGQKQRIAIARAILKDPKILLLDEATSALDVESERIVQEAINRILVERTTLVVAHRLSTVRNVDCITVVHQGKIVEQGPHHALVKDPNGAYSQLIRLQETRGDERRKIQDSEVPNSLSKSTSLSVRRSMTNVSFGNSNRHSFKNTLGLSVELHEDAITGEQNNEDLPDGMTLQKEAVGRLFYLNKPEVPFLLLGAIAASVHGVILPLYGLLMSGSIKSFYEPPDKLRKDSSFWALIFVVLGIASFIAITAEYLLFGIAGGKLIERVRTLSFQNIVHQEVAWFDNPSNSSGALGTRLSVDALNVRRLVGDNLGLIVQSTASLIGGFVIAFTADWRLALIITCVIPLLVAQGYAQAKFLKGFGEEAKEMYEDASQVATDAVGSIRTIASFCAEKRVVTTYNKKCEALRKQGIQSGIVGGLGFGFSFMVLYFTFALCFYVGAQFVRQGKATFADVSKVFFALVFATVGVSSASALASNATKAKDSAISVFSILDRKSKINTNSDEGMMLENVTGDIEFSNVSFKYPSRPDVQIFSDFTLHIPSRKTIALVGESGSGKSTIISLLERFYDPDSGSISVDGVEIKSLKISWLRDQMGLVGQEPVLFNDTIRANITYGKHGEVTEEEVTGVAKAANAHEFISSLPQGYDTLVGEKGVQLSGGQKQRVAIARAIIKDPKILLLDEATSALDAESERIVQDALDRVMVSRTTIVVAHRLSTIKGADAIAVLKEGKIAEKGNHEALMRIKDGVYASLVELRSNSK